The genomic stretch ttttgatttgatttaaaggAAGCATTTCATCTTCAAAACGATTGGACTTgtacatttaaaggaacagttcacctgtcattatttactcactttcatatttttccaaacctgtatgaatttcgtTGTACTactgaacacagaagaagatattttgaagaatgtttgtaaccaaacggTTGACGGTGGTCATCAACTTCtgtagtgttttctttttttttttttcatacgaTGGAAGTCTATGGCTGCCGTCACCTGTTTGGTTATCAACAAAATATGTTCAGTAGTACAAAGAAGTTCATACTTCAACTAAATCTATTAAAATCATTtacagtaattgaaataaagctatatatatatatatatatataaacatacacacacacacatatatatattacttaaactaacataaaaaaaacgttaaatataaaacGAGTTAATATAaacctaattcaaaatataatagtatatagaTAATGCTGTTCAGAggaagacaaaagaagatattttgaataatgtgctGGTTGCTCTTTTCCAAACTGTTATAATTAATGATAAACGAGTCTTTTAAgcttaaaaaattatgtaaaatcacCCTAAAAATGCTTATATATTTGCCAACATGCATCatgtatgtgtttttatgttaTAACCGATAACCGATAatccgattaaaaaaaaaaaaaaaaaaaaaaaactaaacaaaagtatTTTGTGCAAgtaaattaagaataaaacacttaaactaaaatgttttaaatgctagTTGATTTGGGCATCACAACAAcagaatgtacagtatgaaaaacagatgttcattttgagatttctgatcatgattacatttttacagtaaattgtTAGTGCTTAAAATATTAACTCAAGAGTTAGATGATGACGAAAGTAATCTAAATGTTATTTAGTAGATGTGCACAAACAGTTaaacatgtaaaatgtatttccAATATGTCATATTGTTTTTCCTTGCCTTTTCAGTGTCATCTCTAGTGTGAAAGGTACCGTCAGTATTAAACCGATGGCAAATGCCAAGACCTTCGTGAATGGACATCTTGTGTCTGAGTGCACCGTCCTCCACCACGTGAGTTCCTGAAGTGCCCTCTGTCCTGAGAACCGCCACATAAATCctcaaattgtttatttttttattcaatttccaCATCTTGGTTTCAGGGAGACCGTGTGATTCTTGGAGGAGATCACTATTTTCGGTTCAACCACCCCGCTGAGGTTCAGAGCGGGAAGCGCGCGTCCTGTTGGAACAGTGGAGATGGTCAAAAGGACTTCGAGTTTGCCAAAAACGAGCTGCTGTTGGCCCAGAGAGCTCAGTGAGTTCAAGCCCAATATTCACTAGTTTATTTACAGGAACTCATTTGACTTGGTTTAATGGGAAAAAATGCTGGATAATTGTAAACTCTAATAAAGAAGGCCAAAACATACGAGGAGATTGATTTTGATTTGCATTATTCTCTATAGACTTGAAGCAGAGATTGAGGCAGCTCGGTTGAAGGCCAAAGAGGAGATGATGCAGGGCATTCAGGTGGCAAAAGAGATGGCACAGAAAGAGCTGAGCGAGCTGAAGAGTCAGTACGAGAAGAGGATCAAAGGTCTGGAGCGAGAGCTGGTAAGAAGTTCACATACGTGTCGGTGTGTAGCATGTGTGACTCGTATGTACTCCAGCTAACCAAACGCTTTGTCAGGAGGAGGAGAGTGAACGGAAGAGAGTTCAGGAGCTGGATAAAAAGAGGGTGGTCTGTCAGATAGAGCAACTGCAGACAGCAAAGTCTCTGCTGGAGCAGGAAGTCCACTCCCATAATAGACGTCTGCAGATGGAGGCCCAAGCTACAAGACAGGTACCAAAAGACCAGCTCAAGTCAAAACTGATGCTCTTTCTTTCATAGTTTCTTTCACAGGCATAGTTCACCCgcaaatgaaaatttgctgttaaaggtacaatttgtaagatatttgcagtaaaatatccaaaaaccaataggctagtgttatatattttgtccagctgatcaCTAACAatatgttttcaactacttgtaaatcatgagaaaattccccattctaaacagtgacacggggcagtgcagtcgcctgtcaatgacgttagttaccctttgttaccgcctttacagacgtagaaaccacatgacaacaatgtcgtggacaaatgcggaagtagcttcacgtcaaacttcaactagaaagagatgccgatcttgcTTGTGTTTTTCTCGACACCTGAGTTCTtgacagaaaacgtatgctattataacgatcaacaagattagtattataggGCATACACGGCAAACGCGAGGAcgcatctgatccatagtctgatcctGTCTTTGCATTgaatttgtatgtaatctactcgcgcaaatcgttgaactcgcgttaaatccatgatttatctttccgtctgattgatggctgtcagcggttgggtagaagacaacaaatcccatcattccacgctcctccttagcgtcatcaaaccacgcgattgttattgttttggtagtgcccCCTCTaatggcaggtcctacaacctgtacctttaatttaCTCCCAGTAGAACAGTGAAACTGTGGTCCTTGgtgatttcataaaatgtcactaatttaaaaaacatttgtacCAATACCATTTATTcagtttaagttatttatttaggtttatgtataatatttatttagtccATTATAGTTATCCATTTTGTTTAGTTATATATTTAGATAATTCAGCctgttatatttgtaatatttaatttagttattagTTAGTTAACTTATATGTTAGTTTTAGTTATaatatttattcagttatttttttatccatttatataattttttgtagttAATTTAGtaagctttatatttattttaattattcagttaggtattttaatttttttttttttttttttaaagtttagttATAACTATTACtaaagtacataaataatatattatttagttagttttacTTGTATTATTTAGCAACATTTATACAAAATCTTTTCATTTTCTTCCATAGGCGATGGCCGATCATGATATCCGGCATGCTAAAATTGTAGAGGCGCTTGAAGCAGAGAAGAGGAAGATTGCAGAAGATCTTGCTCAGATTGAGAGAAAGCGTGCTCATAAAATGCTCCACGCCACTAAAACAGGTACATGCAGACTTTAAATATAAAAGACATGGGGTTTTCCTTCAGTAATGTTCTCAACGGTGTGTTATTCATCATATCTTTGTCCAATGTTTGCAGCCCACCCACAGTGGGATTCCTTGAAGCTGTCTTTGATGATTGAAGAAGCTAACAAAATCAGTGCCAATCTCAGGAAACACACAGTCTTCAGCAGGTACAGTTATTTAGGAGGTGTAACTCATTTAATGTTCCTGGATCTATGTCTTTGTTAAAGCATTAACCAATCGGAATTCATGCAAATTTAGAAACAAGTTTagaaaatttaattcaaatttaatattaagtacatttaatttaaataaattattaaattaattaacaataaagtaaTATACATTTCTATAGCGAATTAAATTCCTCCATTATTATGGAAAAGAAATTCCAGTTGGCTACAAATTGCTCTTTCTGAAtacagcatttataaataaatttgaaatccCTGTCCATCAATCACTAATGACTGGAAAAGTGTGGTTAGTCAATTTGTGCGAGTAGTTTGTAAATTCCTCCTTTACTAAACGTGAAAGTTTCTGGAGGGAATCAGATGTGGAATTATGTTTTCATAACAGACATGAGGCGACCGATAAAGTGGGCGAGGGTGGAGACGCCCAACTGCAGGTCCAAGTTCAGAACACCAAACTGGGAATTTCCACCTTCTGGAGTCTGGAGAAGTTCCAGAGCAACTTGGCTGCCATGAGAGAGCTTGAGCAGGTGGCTTAAATAAAAGATATTCACCTAATGAATAGCTGTAAACCTGCTGCTTAAACTGCATAGTGGCGTTTTGTAGCAAAGTACACACCATTACACTGTGTCCTAATATTTTGAAATCATATATTAGTGATAAATGATATCCTCTTCGGTGTTAATCCAGGTTTTGTCTCTAACTTCATGCAACCATTTGCTGATTTGGTTTCTGTTTTTGTAGCTTTTAAAGTTTTTTGttggttgttgttttatttattgagttttttatctattttttgttttgggttgttttttttgtttgtttttggtggggttttattttgtgttgtagGATCTCTTTTATCGTTTTGTTAAATTTCATTTAGTGTTTAGTTttgattcatttagtttttttttattgtttagtgtttttttttttctttgacattgGAAAGTTTTGATCTTGGTTTTGTTCAATGCTtagccattttatttattttaatatttttatttgtgcagCATGTCACttgacattgttttattttgtttttcattttatttagttttaaatgtgcgtatgtgtgtgcgtctgtgatgtttagtgtttttgttttgtgtagcAAATCAATTGACATTGGAAAGTTTtggttgtttttatttcatgttatgtAGCGTTTAGCTTTTACTTGAAATTGAAAATTTGCGCCACACTTGTTTTGAACAAAGTGCTGAGTATTTATCGCAGCGCTTAGATGTTCGAACACACTATTATATGAGGCaatttgaagtcatttatttCCTTGTAATTACCCAGTAAAAGCAGGAAGCGTCCAGTATGGGCACttgctcttattattattatcaacaagAACCGGTGGCTAAATCAAGTCTGATGTTTATTGGCTGTAGGGGGAGAGCGCCTCTAAAGATGAAGACGTGTTTTACAACCCTAATGATGAGTGGGAACCAGACCTATCTGCCTCTTCCTCAACCTCATCTTTCTCTCGCAGAAGGTATTTGGGTTTATTAGTCTTCTCGTTGAGTCCATGATGCTGTTCTTCGGCTCTCTGTACTTCTGTGTTGAGGAACGAAAGAACAGAAGCATACTTTGTGCCTAACACTGGTTCTTGTTTTACACCATGATGATATTTTTCCCCTTATAAACCAAGCCTTATGGAAACGCACATTCCTGCAGCATTTTTTAACTCATTTCCATTGGCTACTTGACCATGTGACTACGGCCTAATTCAGGATTGGTAAATCAAAACCCCTTCTACAAGTCTTAAGTCAGCTCATAGATATTGCTTTGCTTTTCACGTCTTGATTTCCCCTCATGTCTTTCAGTCCTCGGAATGAACAGTAAataatattcaactcaaattgtacaCCATGATGTAACCGGCTCTTAAAGAAGCATCTGAATGATAATGATGGTTCACGTCAAGCTGTAAGTTCAAATGTATctagatttctttttttctgtttcttgtgGCTCAGGAGTAGAAGTTTGCTAAAGAGCAGGAGGATTTCTGGCCGTCTCTATGAGATCCGAGTGCACCCTATTCAAAGCCTACATTGTGCTCCCTCACGGTCCACTGGTAAAGTACTTAATATTGTATCTGGCTCTTCGGCTCTTTGAATGAGTTTAGCATCTTTCAGATTAGTACTTTTGAAGAGATTATTCACtcaaaagttagtttttttttttaaataacttttaattaaataatattctgTGTCTTTTTAGGGCTGATGAACAAGCCCCCCTCTCTGCACCCCAGCACTTCTGACTCCGCCCTCCCAGCCATCTGCAAAGATCTGATTGGCTCGGCCGTTGCTCGTCTGCGCTCCTGCCAGTCAGCTGAGGAAAGCGAAAGCTTGGCCGACAAACTGACCCTGGATCTGCTGGCGGTTCACCGTGCCGTGAGGTCCATCGCAGACCTCTACGAGCACCTTGACGACGACAGTCAGGAGAACTGTAAGCATCAGAGCGTCTTTAACAAACCTAAATCAACAGAGCCATTCATCAGTGTCAATATTCAGCTCGATATGAATGCACAAGACCGATGTCATCACAGCCCTCACAAAGAGCCTCATTTcgttctgtttgtgtgtttgtgaacagTGTTTGCCTGCAGTACTGAAGCCCAGACTCATCTAGTGAAGGCCACGTCTGCTGTTGAAAGGGCTGTGTTCATAACCATGCATTGGGTCTCCAGCATTAAGCCCAGCTCTGATTCAGTGTCTCCGAGAGCTGAGGAGCTCAAGACTGAGGTCAAGAAAATTGGAGGCTACCTTCAGTTACTCATTCAGGTGCTCATTACAGTTCATAGTCAGTTAATGGCAGGTGCATTTATGTGATGCTTTTAGCTCTATAGGGGGACCAtagaaaaaaattcaaatgcaacAATCTCATCAAAAATAATGtcttaaatgtatataatgtctTAAAATAATGCATCAGTGTTTTGTCCCTTTATTAgatttgcacaaaaatataaaaatattactaatacaatagtaataatatatatttgtctgtttagacttttaataaatgttaatttagattaattaaatattaaatgtattattattattattattaatattgagtGCATTTACCAACATTTTgactttgaattattattattattattattatttaactgatTAAGTGTTTTAAATTTGCCTGTATACCTTAATATTTctctaaatgaaacaaaatattatgatATACAAGTCAAATTTAAACCACTTAATCAGttccaatcaaataaaaaaaaatataatgaaatgtcaaaatgttgATAAATACActcaacaataataattattattaataacaacaatacattgtttaaatataaatcataaataatctgacaataataataaattctagaattgtataattattattcttattattggtTGTATTTACaaagatgttttatttgtttaactgGCTTACCTTTAAACTGATTATTGTGTGTATATCTAGCAGTAAAATTTATTAAATCCGCTGtatatcttaatatttatttaatttagtctaATTTATTTAGAGACATTGGCATTATTCTTGTTGTTATGcacatttaagtattttaataatcACTTTATTTGATTTCTCACCTGATTATATATTGGTTTAAATTGCCCCAACACAAGTATCTCGTAGTAAGATTATGTAATACATTTGTGCTAAGTACCAACATTGGAATGTTCAGTAAAATCTTTCTAAGAGTGTCATTCTTTCTGTGTGTTGCTCTTTCAGGGCTGTGACTCTGAGATCTCCTCCATGGTAACAGAGGCCCAGAGGAAGGTTGCCAAGTGTATGAAAGTGGCTCTCAAAACCATCGGTTTGCTGGCGGCAGTGAATGGGATGGATCTTCGTTTGATTGAACAGGGTTCAGAAATCATAGACAACGTGGGCATATTTCTTTTGCAAGCTGACGTTTACAGCCCTATAGTAGGTTTGACATTAAAAAGATAAACATCAGAATGTAAAATGCACCACCGTTCTCTTTCTCTTTAGAGGTCAGTTGTGGATTCTTTGCGGGATGGGATGCGTCAGAGTGTGACTGATCTTCTCCTCATAGGTCAGAGGATCGCTACTGAGATGCAGAGAGATCTTTCATCTGCTCATATACCGGTAGGTTCTCCTAATAAGTATCATGGAATATTATCACAAAAAATTACCTTAAAATTGAATCTTTATTTATCCAGTGAATGTTGTAAATGCATTTCATATtaactgataaaaatgtatacttCATTTCATAATATAAATTCTAATATATTTCACAGAGTCAGAAATCCAATGCAATGGATGTCGCCAGCAGTCTGCAGAGCTACTTCCGCTGCTGTTTGTCGGTACGCCTTACAAACGGCTGTTATTTGTCATTGAGTTAAAATGTTTTGGATTTATGACCAGCCCAACAATGATTGAGGGGGACAGCGCTTGTAAAACGCTGAACCTGAGCGCTCTTATCGCACGTCTTGGGTCGTTTTGCTGTTTACAAAATAAATGGTTTGAGTGGAGTGTCATCTGTCACCTTAATGTGGCTGTGACTGTTATCTGCAATACACAAACTACAGGCTCGTTGTTATTGTTCAGCAAGAGAATGGGATGCTGGGATAAGGAAAAATGGATGCATCCCACCTGCTCACCCGTTCCTCAATCCCACCCACCGTACCTGAACCCCGTGGTCTTAAACAAACGAGATAGATACAATAAATgtgtgcatattttatttaaacattttttatttatattaaatttagtatttatttaatttgttgtttttgtttggtttttatttccattttctttttgttgtttttttgtgggtGGTTGTTTGACTTTGTTTTGTTTGGTCTGGCTTTggtttgctttgtttgtttaatttttgttttgttagtaTTATTTTTGTAGGGGCAGGAATTGGTGTGGTTTTGGTttcgtttcatttttatttattttatattttttggggggtttgtTTGGTTTCGTTTGATGTGGCTTTGGTCTGGtttggttgttttatttattttctatttagcttttatggtttgtttttgttttatttcatttttgagttttgttttgtggatttgtttggtttttctttgggctttatttagtttttatttattttattggtaaACTTTCCCTTCAAGAGATGTTTGTACATCTGCTTTTTCACAGCAAAGGTCAGAAACGTTTGAGGATCGTTCGGAGGATGATGAAGGCTCAGACTTGTGTGCCATTAAGAACACCACCGCTAAACTCCTCAAGCTGAACCAAGCGATCAAAGATCTCCACTCATCTTTATTGCATTCTCTGAAGGGTACAGCATTCTTTCCACAATAGCATTCATATAAAACACACTTCTCAACTATGACAAATATGTGACAtgacttcattttttttaatgtaacacaGGGAGGGGCAGCGACGTTGGCCTTAGTCAGACGATACAGTCTGTATCCAGGACAATTGATGACCTCATCAACGGCCTTTCATACGAAACAGCTGGGAGACGTTCCGACAGTCTCAAGCTTCCATGTGAGAAGAACATCATGGCCTCCCGTGATCAAGTGCACTCGGCGCTGAAGGCTTTGACAGCAGCGTTCAATAAAAGCACAGACGGAATAGAGACGCTGGACACAGACAGACAGTTCATTCAGTCGGGTTATGGCAGCAGAAATCGAACCGTTCCTAAAGTTGTGTATTCTCTTTCCTCCGGCATTAGCGAGAGTTCCAGAGATGTCCGCTGGGTGTGATTGGGATAGCCACAGATTGAAGTCATGTACTAGTACTAGTCTACTATATTGGGTATAATGGTTAATGCTAAGGTTGGctcacttttcattttgatgtatatacagtatgcactCATTCAGGCCTACAATAGTTTGTTTGCTAATTTAACTGTATGATTTTAAAGAAGAACTTAATTGTATAACTTCCGAAGATGGGTTTCTGTGTATTTTGCAAGCACCTAGGTCTTTTCTAACTCATGCGGAAAAGTACTTCTGGATATATATTTGCACTTGAAACCTTTGCACAGGCTTGGGCGCACTGGTATGGAGACTTGATTTTTATCATTTGCCGTACCGTTTACTCTGGATCATGTAATTGTTCCACACTAATTTATACTTTCAGTAATAAACACTCACTGGGACAAGAAGTCTGGTGTTCTTTTTAAACATACTGCACATTGCCTgcctttttttgtatttctttttttgtatttctgttttttgtATGTCTTCGGGGACGTACTGTCAACAATCACCGTGCTTCTGATGGGATGAGAGGTCCTGTCTCTATGGACCTAAAAAATCCCACAATGTCTTGCGAAAAGAGTACAGGtgtgacacccccccccccaccaccaccaccacacacatactgtaaagcgctatataaatgtaacttattattattataaaagtggCTGGGGGcactaaaataattgtaataatgtcaGTAAGACATCAGTAATACTAAGTCGGTTATGCTCATTAAGGCTGAATTTACAATATGTTTTTACAATATAAGATAATGGTTTATATTctaatttactttaaaatgttatttctgagatgcaaagctgaatttccatcagtcATTCCTCCAATAttaagtgtcacattatccttcagaagtcattctaatatgttgatttattatcagaattatcaatgttggcaacagttgtgctgccaaatatatatatatatatagatatatgtaaaTATCTGTACTATcatcttatcaatttaacacatccttaatgaataaaagttttaatttcttatataaaaaaaagaaaagaaaaaattactgaccacaaacttttgaagttttcattcatatataaaaaaaatcatgaaaaaaagtattctattcaaatttatttgtatagcgctttttacgaaacaaatcattacaaaacaactttacagaaaattaagtttctacaatatttagtagtagcttataagcggatttttcagaaaaatttatacaagataTAGTCAGCcagaacattattaacagcaattattatatgttgcaatcacacttgtagcaatatttgttataaCAGGTTCCAGTTCCTGGCACTGAAAATAAATCAGCAAAAACGTTATTTTACGTCataatatttcgcaatattaTTTCCCcccctgtatttttaatcaaatatatgcagctttgatgagcagaaaaaaaacctacaaaaaaacgttctgattccaaacttttaaacggtagacagtgtgtgtgtacacacccAAACGCACACACATTTCAGTTTATCTCCCGCTATTTGGACAAACGGGGGCCAAAAATCGATTTCTTTACACCGGACATAACCGTTTacataaattcaaattcaaagatTTATTTAGAACTGGCCACTCAAACTTcttttttggttgtttgtttttgttttgtttttggcgcTCAAACCATAGACTGTTTAAAAACAGGCTCAAACACTCGTGTGAGGGGAGTGGCGGGAACTGCTCTGCCTCTGTGTTCTAGAGCGCGAGGCGCTGTGCTTTCTCATGATCTCACCCAGGAGCTCCTCACAGCACATCCGAGAGCCACCGCCTGAACCGCTGCTAAACTTCACTCTTCgagataaaatattacatttatgacTTTAACTTTACGTCATATCAGGTAATTGACGTTTTATTCAGGTTTTATAAACTTATACATGAATATTTAACGTTTCTGCTCGAGATGAACTGAAGTAAGTTAATgttctgtaaactttttttttttttttttttttttttttttttttttaagttacatttgCGTCACTGTTAATCAATGTGTTTTGTTCCCAGGATGAATTTGTTGAAAATGATCTGCTACACCGTTATTGTAAGTAATCCATAATACTAAATAGTTTACGTTTAAATATTATGTGGTAAAAAATTATACTACTTCCTGATATAAATACTCGACTATATCATTAATATAGATGTAATGAATAcctatttaaattgaattaatgttattattttttttccccaaggtCCTCATTCCTTACTGCATGGGAAAAGGTAATCAAAGCATTCAAAGTGTAATTGTTAATATAAAAcatacttaaaattaaaatataatcattcaGGACTGATTTATGTTAAATCCCCCCttactattttaaaaaacaaatgttaatatgAAAGATACTAACTAAGACAATCCAAAGGAGAGTTTGAAATCACATGGACAGATttacagcatattagaatgatttcatggACAGATTTACGGTTTGTTTACACCAAAAGTGGTCACTAAGATGTGAGGCTATTTATGTTTGTCAACAAAAATGTCCCTGTATTTACAGGAGAGAGCAAAACCCTGCTTACACATGATGCTTATTACCCCGAGTATGTGCCAGATCCACAGCCATGGCATGTTGCCCGCAGACTCTGCCTCCAGCGTTCAGGGTCCTTGGTGATGGTGTCCAGTACTGAAGAGATTCAAAAGTTAAACCGTTTTCTACGGTCCCTGAATATCACCCAACCTGTATGGATAGAAAGTGCAGGCATGTTCCAAAAAAATGGTGAGCACCGTATCCCACATATCCTACATTGGCAATATTGTTTTCCAGTAAACATTACGTGTTGTTTTCCAGGTCCTCCAGACATATACATACTGGAATTTCCAGTGCGTCCACACCGGAAATCGGCTCGCCTCCGCCACAAGTTCCTTAACATGAAAGCGCTTACGGTTTGTGCTCACCTCCAGCTTGATCCCACTTGCCACGGACTGTCCACAGTCTTCTCGTACGCCATTAGCTCGTTCATTAAAGAATTCCAACTCCAAGCACGAATCACTGGGAACGACCTGGTCCACCTTGCATTGCTGGTGCATGGTTCAACCACCGCCTACATAACTGGCTTTCCCAGTGATGCCTCCTGGCACTTTGTTTGCACGAGTTGGGTTGGGAATAGTGGGAAGTGGGTCATCTGGGTGAATGGAACGGTTGTGGGTTCTGGGAATTCCCTCAACTCAACCAATCACATCGAAGGCGACGGCCTTTTCATGATCGGA from Carassius gibelio isolate Cgi1373 ecotype wild population from Czech Republic chromosome A22, carGib1.2-hapl.c, whole genome shotgun sequence encodes the following:
- the kif14 gene encoding kinesin-like protein KIF14 isoform X1, with protein sequence MDGSKEIETTASFNKTKEINRTYVISALTKCGEHAFKTPSSGTRLTLQRKPSSRTAPKHPEEPTQENPGGEKRLTLQRRTRTGSLNTTKVLTEPNPARETHQTIKTPGKASSKTSSEKIRSIHDEGKTVSTPTRRTQFEKLSVKRDVFERLAGNDASRPTSTKHTTAGRQKPMQMSTETAKSTSEKVQIGGSERHMTPSSHSAQVRRPTALMSSSAHGGAGVCRAAPAEGHAPLEAVSRASAPQPQELKMENSAVTVAVRVRPFCSREKKEKAHQVIFMKDHETVVQHPDNKQSYTFTFDFSFCSVDESDASFASQQMVYEKLARPLLERAFEGFNTCLFAYGQTGSGKSYTMMGFGEEAGVIPRFCKELFSRLSRTENKEISCHLEMSYFEVYNEKIHDLLVAKDEQNQKKMPLRVREHPVFGPYVADLSTNVVTSYADIKTWLELGNKQRATAATGMNDKSSRSHSVFTLVMMQTKTEFVEGEEHDHCITSRINLVDLAGSERCTSAQTSGDRLREGVSINKSLLTLGKVISSLSEQAQTRKKVFTPYRESVLTWLLKESLGGNSKTAMIATLSPAACNMEESLSTLRYAQQARMIINIAKVNEDTNAKLIRELKAEVEKLRAAQMSSQGIEPEKMRLFQQEIASLKTKLSQQEHDMAEAHRTWKEKLEEAERRKREETKELQRAGVTFKVDNRLPNLVNLNEDPQLSEMLLYMIKEGETKVGKLKSESAHDIQLSGALIADEHCVISSVKGTVSIKPMANAKTFVNGHLVSECTVLHHGDRVILGGDHYFRFNHPAEVQSGKRASCWNSGDGQKDFEFAKNELLLAQRAQLEAEIEAARLKAKEEMMQGIQVAKEMAQKELSELKSQYEKRIKGLERELEEESERKRVQELDKKRVVCQIEQLQTAKSLLEQEVHSHNRRLQMEAQATRQAMADHDIRHAKIVEALEAEKRKIAEDLAQIERKRAHKMLHATKTAHPQWDSLKLSLMIEEANKISANLRKHTVFSRHEATDKVGEGGDAQLQVQVQNTKLGISTFWSLEKFQSNLAAMRELEQGESASKDEDVFYNPNDEWEPDLSASSSTSSFSRRRSRSLLKSRRISGRLYEIRVHPIQSLHCAPSRSTGLMNKPPSLHPSTSDSALPAICKDLIGSAVARLRSCQSAEESESLADKLTLDLLAVHRAVRSIADLYEHLDDDSQENLFACSTEAQTHLVKATSAVERAVFITMHWVSSIKPSSDSVSPRAEELKTEVKKIGGYLQLLIQGCDSEISSMVTEAQRKVAKCMKVALKTIGLLAAVNGMDLRLIEQGSEIIDNVGIFLLQADVYSPIRSVVDSLRDGMRQSVTDLLLIGQRIATEMQRDLSSAHIPSQKSNAMDVASSLQSYFRCCLSQRSETFEDRSEDDEGSDLCAIKNTTAKLLKLNQAIKDLHSSLLHSLKGRGSDVGLSQTIQSVSRTIDDLINGLSYETAGRRSDSLKLPCEKNIMASRDQVHSALKALTAAFNKSTDGIETLDTDRQFIQSGYGSRNRTVPKVVYSLSSGISESSRDVRWV